The nucleotide sequence GTGGGGGTGGGGGCGGCGGCGATACTGGTGGTGGCGTTTCTTCCTCGGCTGATTCTGAGGAAAAACTCATCCCTTGACCATTTTCTTTTGCATAGATGGCTAATATGGAACGGATGGGAAGCTGCACCTCCATGGCCCTACCCGAAAAACGTGCCCTAAAACTGATCCATTCGTTGCCCATTACCAGGGCTTGCACGGCACTCGGATTCAGGTTGAGAACAATGCGTCCCTCCTTGACATATTGGACAGGGACTTCGGTCCCCTGCGCCTGGGCATCGACCACGATATAAGGCGTGAGACCATTGTCAGTGATCCATTCGTGGAGGGCTCGAATCAGATAGGGTCGGGTTGAAGTCATGGCAAGGATTATCTAAGGGGGGGGGGCGAATCGATCCACCCGAGAATGAGCAGAATGGCCACAGCGTACTATTTTCGTACACCATCGAGGTTATTCCTTTCTCGATAGATAGCACGCTCGAAACAGTCTCCAAAAAAACCCCGGACTCAACCAAGTCCGGGGTAACTACTATCACCTATCGGTCTCTCCCTCTCCCGCAAAAACTCGAACAACTGATTGATTCCTCTTGCGTTCTGGGAGGTCAACATCAACCTAATGGATATCCCGCCAGTATTCCTTCTTCAACAGGTAAGCCAGTCCTACAAACAACGCCAGGAAGAGCATTACCCACGGGGCCAAACGTTGACGCTCTAACTTGCTGGGCTCTCCCACGTAGGCAAGGAAATTGACCAAATCATGCACCGTCTCATCATATTTCTCTGGAGTTTGGAGCCCTGGTTTGACTAGCTTCATCCCGATCACCACCTTCTTTTCTCCAGCAGCGTGGGCCTCACCAAAAACCGGTTCTGCATAGCCCTGCAACTCCCAGAGCACATGAGGCATCCCAACATCCTTAAATACCAAATTGTTGACGCCAAACGGGCGACTAGGATCCAAGTAGAACGATTTAAGATAGGTATAGATCCAATCCGCCCCACGTGCTCGAGTGATCACAGACAAATCGGGCGGTGCCGTCCCAAACCATTTGCTGGCTTCCGCACGAGGCATTGCCACATTCATAGGCTCGCCAATTTTACTGGAAGCAAACATCAGGTTCTTGGTAACCTCGTCCTCAGACAATCCCAGGTCTTTCGCCATACGACTATAACGCATTGAGGATGCAGTATGGCAATTCAAGCAGTAGTTGACGAAGGTCCTCGCCCCTTTCTGGAGTGAGGCGGTATCAGCCAAATTGGTATTGGCTTTTTCCAGGTGGAGATTTCCCTCCGAGGCCATTAGCCAGCCCGGAATTAGTAAAGAGACCAGCACAAAGGCGATCTTTTTCATGGTCAGGTCACCCTCGACGGAACTGGCTTGGTCTTATCGATCTTGGAATAGATCGGCATGAGTAGGAAGAACGCGAAGTACAATATCGCAAAAACCCGGGCGAAACTGGTCAGCACCTGAGTAGCCGGCTGCGTCCCAAGCCAACCCAACGCCACAAAGCTAACGGCAAATACCGTAAGTGCTACTTTACTGATCATACCTTTGTAGCGAATGGATTTCACTGGACTACGGTCCAGCCATGGCAATAGGAACAACATAACAATTGCCCCACCCATTGCTATCACCCCCAGGAATTTATCAGGAACGGCGCGCAGAATAGCATAAAAGGGAGTGAAATACCACACCGGCACGATATGCTCCGGGGTCTTCAGCGGATTTGCCGGGATGAAGTTATTGTCCTCCAAAAACCAGCCACCACCTTCCGGCCAGAAAAAGAGCACCGCACAAAACACAAACAAAAAGACCGCTACACCAAAAATATCCTTAACACTGTAATAGGGATGGAACGGAATACCATCCAACGGTATACCATCGGATCCCTTGGTCTTCTTGATCTCAATACCATCTGGATTGTTTGAACCGACTTCGTGCAGGGCAACAATGTGCAATACGACCAAAGCCAAGAGCAGAATCGGCAGGGCAACGACATGGAACGCAAAAAAACGATTCAGGGTAGCATCGGCCACCACAAAGTCGCCGCGGATCCACAACGCCAGACTCTCGCCCACCCAGGGAATCGCACCAAACAAAGAGGTGATCACCTGCGCCCCCCAATAGGACATCTGTCCCCAGGGTAACAAATAGCCCATAAACGCCTCAGCCATGAGCCCCAAGTAGATCACCATACCGAACAACCAGATTAGCTCGCGTGGACGGTGATAAGAACCGTAGAGCAAACCACGAAACATATGTAGATAAACGATAATAAAGAAGGCGGAGGCGCCCGTCGAATGCATATAACGGATCAACCACCCCCAATTCACATCACGCATGATGTACTCAACGGACGCGAAAGCCATCCCAGCATCCGGCTTATAATTCATGGTGAGGAAGATACCGGTGAGGATCTGCATCACTAAAACCAGCAAAGCCAACGAACCGAAGAAGTACCAATTGTTGAAATTCTTCGGTGCGTAATAACGCACCATATGACCCTGCCAGAATTCTGAAAGGGGGAAGCGCGCGTCAATCCAGCCCAACAGACCGGTTTTGTATTTCTCGATGGGGGCGCTAGCCATCAGGCGACTCCTTCAGTAATGCCCACCGGCTGACCGGCACGAGCATGGTATTTATAAGACAGATCAGTGGGGTCCTGTCCCACGAGGATGCGTGTCTCGCTTAAGTAATTGTATGGAGGTATCTCCAAGTTAAGCGGAGCAGGCACACCACTGTAGACACGACCCGCCAAGTCATACCGAGAACCGTGACAAGGACAGAAGAATCCTCCCTTCCAAGCAGGGCCAAGGTCAGCAGGGGCGAGATCGGGGCGGAAGGTGGGCGCACACCCCAGGTGGGTACAGATCCCAACCACCACCAAGTACTCGGGGGTAGCCGAGCGATACTCATTGGTGGCATAGGCCGGTTGCTGGGATGACTCCGACTTCGGGTCGCGCAGTTCGCTATCCAGGGTTTTGAGATTGTCGAGGGATTCTTTGGTCCGACGCACAACCCATACCGGCTTACCGCGCCACTCAACGGTCATGAGCTGGCCGGGCTCAAGCTTACTAATATCCACCTCAACCGGGGCGCCGGCGGCCTGGGCCTTGGCGCTTGGTTGCATGGACGATACAAACGGTACCAGCGCAGCGGCCGCCCCCACCCCACCCACCGCAGAGGTGGCCAGGAGGAGGAAACGACGCCGGTCCTTATTTACACCATCTACGTTCATCAGTGGGTCTCCAGCAATTGCGTGCAAAGATTGGGTCTCCCGAATTATCGCCGAAAACATCATGGTTTTGCGCGGCAAAAAATGGTAACGCATTTTGGCATTCAACAGAACAGACTACGAAAAATTCTCCCGACGAAAGGAACTCAGCAATTAACTC is from Gammaproteobacteria bacterium and encodes:
- the petB gene encoding Cytochrome b, producing the protein MASAPIEKYKTGLLGWIDARFPLSEFWQGHMVRYYAPKNFNNWYFFGSLALLVLVMQILTGIFLTMNYKPDAGMAFASVEYIMRDVNWGWLIRYMHSTGASAFFIIVYLHMFRGLLYGSYHRPRELIWLFGMVIYLGLMAEAFMGYLLPWGQMSYWGAQVITSLFGAIPWVGESLALWIRGDFVVADATLNRFFAFHVVALPILLLALVVLHIVALHEVGSNNPDGIEIKKTKGSDGIPLDGIPFHPYYSVKDIFGVAVFLFVFCAVLFFWPEGGGWFLEDNNFIPANPLKTPEHIVPVWYFTPFYAILRAVPDKFLGVIAMGGAIVMLFLLPWLDRSPVKSIRYKGMISKVALTVFAVSFVALGWLGTQPATQVLTSFARVFAILYFAFFLLMPIYSKIDKTKPVPSRVT
- the sspB gene encoding Stringent starvation protein B — translated: MTSTRPYLIRALHEWITDNGLTPYIVVDAQAQGTEVPVQYVKEGRIVLNLNPSAVQALVMGNEWISFRARFSGRAMEVQLPIRSILAIYAKENGQGMSFSSESAEEETPPPVSPPPPPPPPQIRPGRPNLKVVK
- the petA gene encoding Ubiquinol-cytochrome c reductase iron-sulfur subunit — translated: MNVDGVNKDRRRFLLLATSAVGGVGAAAALVPFVSSMQPSAKAQAAGAPVEVDISKLEPGQLMTVEWRGKPVWVVRRTKESLDNLKTLDSELRDPKSESSQQPAYATNEYRSATPEYLVVVGICTHLGCAPTFRPDLAPADLGPAWKGGFFCPCHGSRYDLAGRVYSGVPAPLNLEIPPYNYLSETRILVGQDPTDLSYKYHARAGQPVGITEGVA
- the petC gene encoding Cytochrome c1, with product MKKIAFVLVSLLIPGWLMASEGNLHLEKANTNLADTASLQKGARTFVNYCLNCHTASSMRYSRMAKDLGLSEDEVTKNLMFASSKIGEPMNVAMPRAEASKWFGTAPPDLSVITRARGADWIYTYLKSFYLDPSRPFGVNNLVFKDVGMPHVLWELQGYAEPVFGEAHAAGEKKVVIGMKLVKPGLQTPEKYDETVHDLVNFLAYVGEPSKLERQRLAPWVMLFLALFVGLAYLLKKEYWRDIH